One part of the Algibacter sp. L1A34 genome encodes these proteins:
- a CDS encoding thioredoxin family protein — MISELDQDNLGEIVSSNDTVIVQYSATWCGNCRIMKPKFKKLATENEGVSFVIADAEKFPESRKLATVDNLPTFATFKGGKLVKQVQTNKFDVLKELVSEVI; from the coding sequence ATGATAAGTGAATTAGACCAAGATAATTTAGGTGAAATCGTTTCGAGTAATGATACTGTAATTGTACAATATTCTGCAACATGGTGCGGTAACTGTAGAATTATGAAACCTAAATTCAAAAAATTAGCAACAGAAAACGAAGGTGTATCTTTTGTTATTGCTGATGCTGAAAAATTTCCAGAATCTAGAAAGCTAGCTACGGTAGATAATTTACCAACCTTTGCGACTTTTAAAGGTGGAAAATTGGTTAAACAAGTACAAACTAACAAATTCGATGTTTTAAAAGAATTAGTTAGCGAAGTGATTTAA
- a CDS encoding peroxiredoxin, with amino-acid sequence MALVGKKFPDLNVDAMNDMGDTFKVNVLEEAVNNKKKVVLFWYPKDFTFVCPTELHAFQAALPEFEKRNTIVIGASCDTPEVHFAWLSQAKDNGGIEGVTYPILADSNRNLSNILGILDITNETFDEETGTVQVEGDNVTYRATYIIDEDGVVQHESINNMPLGRNVGEYIRLVDALTHVQEKGEVCPANWEEGKDAMAPNAKGTAAYLATH; translated from the coding sequence ATGGCATTAGTAGGAAAAAAATTTCCAGATTTAAACGTTGACGCAATGAACGATATGGGCGATACTTTTAAAGTAAACGTTCTAGAAGAAGCGGTTAACAATAAGAAAAAAGTAGTTTTATTTTGGTACCCAAAAGATTTTACTTTTGTATGCCCAACAGAATTACACGCATTCCAAGCAGCTTTACCAGAATTCGAAAAACGTAATACTATTGTTATTGGTGCATCTTGCGATACTCCAGAAGTGCACTTTGCATGGTTAAGCCAAGCTAAAGATAACGGTGGAATTGAAGGTGTAACTTACCCAATTTTAGCAGATAGCAACAGAAACTTATCAAACATCTTAGGTATTTTAGATATCACTAACGAAACGTTTGATGAAGAAACTGGAACCGTACAAGTTGAAGGTGATAACGTAACTTACAGAGCAACTTACATTATTGATGAAGATGGTGTTGTACAACACGAAAGTATTAATAACATGCCTTTAGGTAGAAATGTTGGTGAGTACATTCGTTTAGTAGATGCTTTAACACATGTACAAGAAAAAGGTGAAGTTTGTCCTGCAAACTGGGAAGAAGGCAAAGATGCAATGGCTCCAAATGCAAAAGGAACTGCTGCATATTTAGCAACTCACTAA
- a CDS encoding SPOR domain-containing protein has protein sequence MPHIEEKDLVAMHDQIEHSEKTLNEFKDVFYGERKKTEVLKKQRSIFMGISFLFLLFLLFVIFTNFTNPTSLNNESHLQDKGLKLYESVYVDSLENKLGEFNKINQDFLDPNILQDKVADDVVVYAVQVGAFEERMVSTPSESLINLKEFQENGFYKYAIGQFDNLNEAQRLRKELLKIGFSDAFIASYKNGKRIKIEEVL, from the coding sequence ATGCCACATATTGAAGAAAAGGATCTTGTTGCAATGCATGATCAAATAGAGCATAGCGAAAAGACTCTAAATGAATTTAAAGACGTTTTTTATGGAGAACGTAAAAAAACAGAAGTTTTAAAAAAACAGCGAAGTATTTTTATGGGTATTTCATTTCTGTTTTTATTGTTTTTACTCTTTGTGATTTTTACAAATTTCACGAATCCAACAAGCCTTAATAATGAAAGCCATCTTCAAGATAAAGGCCTTAAATTGTATGAGAGTGTATATGTAGATTCACTTGAGAATAAACTTGGCGAGTTTAATAAGATAAATCAAGATTTTTTAGATCCTAATATACTTCAAGATAAGGTAGCAGACGATGTTGTAGTTTACGCCGTTCAGGTAGGTGCTTTTGAAGAGCGCATGGTTTCTACACCTTCAGAATCTTTAATAAATTTGAAAGAATTTCAAGAAAATGGATTTTATAAATATGCCATTGGACAATTCGATAATCTTAACGAAGCACAGCGTCTAAGAAAAGAACTTTTAAAAATAGGTTTTAGTGATGCTTTTATTGCTTCTTACAAAAATGGAAAACGTATAAAAATTGAAGAAGTATTGTAA
- a CDS encoding DUF6952 family protein, which yields MKLPVIKHLTQFIEENDEDYVVETIETLEALTEVSSLKDEELDVIGELISNMYGAIEVNKMIKEGTPKKEAVNSFMQRVLGSIDK from the coding sequence ATGAAATTACCAGTAATAAAACATTTAACTCAATTTATTGAAGAAAACGACGAAGATTACGTTGTTGAAACTATTGAAACATTAGAAGCTTTAACCGAAGTATCTTCTCTAAAAGATGAAGAATTAGATGTTATTGGTGAGCTTATTTCTAATATGTACGGCGCCATAGAAGTGAATAAAATGATAAAAGAAGGCACCCCTAAAAAGGAAGCTGTAAACAGTTTTATGCAACGCGTATTAGGATCTATTGATAAATAA
- the nhaC gene encoding Na+/H+ antiporter NhaC — translation MHDDKNISEIKAGHETIIENSELNIWEALIPVILLMGLLFYNITFEDGEWFGEYSNQLILLIGASIAAIVGFYNKVSFNLMIKEVWENLKSVFVPIMILFLVGALAGTWLVSGIIPAMVYYGLQVLSPSIFLPASVVIAAIISIATGSSWTTSATVGIALVGIGTALGIAPGMIAGAVISGAYFGDKMSPLSDTTNLAPAMAGTDLFTHIRYMTITTVPTIVITLIFFTVLSMNVETTGTADVSSLLTTIASTFNITPWLFLVPVTVIALILLKTKPLIALIMGVLLAAVFAFIFQPEILNGLGDSKISTIITSILSDTQITTDNEKLNELFSAGGMKGMLWTIYLITCAMVFGGIMDGIGALARITKGLLSIATSVFGLFASTVISCLGLNIIASDQYLAIVIPGKMFKKAYEDRGLAPENLSRTLEDAGTVTSVLIPWNTCGAYQSSVLGVGISEYFVYAIFNWLSPFTTLLFAALNIKIKQLASK, via the coding sequence ATGCACGACGACAAGAATATTTCCGAAATAAAAGCAGGCCACGAAACAATTATAGAAAATTCAGAGTTAAATATTTGGGAAGCTTTAATTCCGGTAATTCTTTTAATGGGATTATTATTTTATAATATCACCTTCGAAGATGGCGAGTGGTTCGGAGAATACTCTAATCAACTTATTTTACTTATAGGAGCATCTATTGCCGCCATCGTTGGTTTTTATAATAAAGTATCTTTTAATTTAATGATTAAAGAAGTTTGGGAAAACTTAAAAAGTGTTTTTGTACCAATTATGATACTGTTTTTGGTGGGAGCATTAGCTGGTACATGGCTCGTTAGTGGTATAATTCCTGCCATGGTTTACTATGGTTTGCAAGTGCTTAGCCCAAGTATATTTTTACCAGCTTCTGTTGTTATTGCTGCAATAATTTCGATTGCCACAGGAAGCTCATGGACCACCTCGGCTACTGTTGGTATTGCCCTAGTTGGTATTGGTACCGCTTTAGGTATTGCGCCAGGTATGATTGCTGGAGCCGTAATTTCTGGCGCTTATTTTGGAGATAAAATGTCGCCATTAAGTGATACTACTAACCTTGCTCCTGCTATGGCTGGCACAGATTTGTTTACACATATTAGATACATGACGATTACCACCGTACCAACCATAGTAATTACATTAATATTTTTTACTGTTTTAAGTATGAATGTTGAAACTACAGGAACCGCCGATGTTTCTAGTTTGTTAACTACAATTGCAAGTACTTTTAACATTACACCTTGGTTGTTTTTAGTCCCTGTAACCGTAATTGCTTTAATATTATTAAAAACAAAACCTCTTATTGCTTTAATAATGGGTGTTTTATTAGCGGCTGTTTTTGCATTTATTTTTCAACCAGAAATTCTTAATGGTTTAGGAGATTCTAAAATTTCGACTATAATAACATCTATTTTAAGTGACACCCAAATAACAACCGATAACGAAAAACTTAACGAGCTCTTCTCTGCTGGTGGTATGAAAGGTATGCTTTGGACCATCTATTTAATTACTTGTGCCATGGTTTTTGGTGGTATTATGGATGGCATTGGAGCTTTAGCCAGAATTACAAAAGGATTGCTTTCTATAGCAACCTCTGTGTTTGGTTTATTTGCCAGTACGGTAATTAGTTGTTTAGGTTTAAATATTATAGCTTCCGATCAATATTTAGCTATTGTAATACCTGGAAAAATGTTTAAAAAAGCTTACGAAGATCGTGGCTTAGCACCAGAGAATTTAAGTAGAACTTTAGAAGATGCTGGTACAGTAACTTCCGTGCTTATCCCTTGGAATACTTGTGGAGCCTATCAATCTAGTGTTTTAGGTGTTGGTATATCAGAATATTTTGTTTATGCCATTTTCAACTGGTTAAGTCCGTTTACTACACTCCTATTTGCTGCTTTAAATATTAAAATTAAACAACTCGCTTCTAAATAG